The Fodinibius saliphilus genomic interval TACGTTTTATGTACCTTGATGATGAGGCGCAATCTATGGCTGTGGCTGGCGATTTCAGCAATTGGGAACCGGTAGAACTATCAAAAAAAGTTATTAATGGTAAAACCGTTTGGACAGGGCTTGTATCAATGGGACGTGGCGAACATAATTATATGTTTATAAAAGATGGAGAAGAATGGGTTACTGATCCACTTGCGCCCGTACACCGCGATGATGGCTTCGGGAATAAAAATGCAGTTATATACATATGAGATCATTCATAATTATTATGAGTATTTCACTAGCAATAACAACGTTGGGTAAAAGTCAGCAGTGGCAAAATACTGTGTCTGTTGATTCACGCTTTGGCTATTCGACCAATAGCTATCTTAACCCATTTTTAGCTGAGTGGGATAGTTCAGTAGAATCGGGATATAATTTTACATCTGTATTATGGCAATCTTATTGGCATAAGAATAAAAACTCTATCTCCATTACGGCAGGGGGGCTTTATGAGCCGATATTTAATTCTGGTGAAAACTGGAAAGGAGGTATGGGCACTGTTAATTATAGCCATCGGTTTAATAGCGTAAGTGCAGGAGTTGAAGTGGGAGGTAGCTACTTTAGTTCTACCTACAGTAGAAGTATAGGATGGATTCAACCTAAAATAACCTGGCTTATTTCACCTTTTACCTCTGTTCGTATTAAGGCGGGTTCGAATTTCAGGAATTACCAGGATGCTCAAAATCGGCCAACAGGCAGTAGTCGATTTGATATATACGGCATGGAATTGGAAACATGGCCAAGTTATGAATGGAGTATTACTGCTGGTTTATATGGTTCTCTTAATACTTTTCCCAGATTGCAAGAAGGTTTTAATGCGAATACCACAGTAAGTTATCACTTTAGCAATGGTGCCAATATCGGGTTAAATATTGGTCTTCAACAATATATAACAGAGTTTTCTGAGGAGACTAATACAGGGGGAGGTCCCCCTGGAGGAGGGCCTCCGGGTTCAGGTCCCGGTGGTGGACAAACTACTACGACTGTACAAAACACTGATCGCATAGCTCAATTAGGGAGTAGCGGTTCACTGCCTGTTAACGAATATTTTACTCTCTTTGCTTCTTTTCAATTTCTACAGCTTCATTCTGAGAGCTCAAATATCACAACCAGTGATTATAAGGTCTCTGGCGGAGTGCGTTTCAGCTTTACACCTGAGTTTGGAAAAAACGCCGATCACGTTCGTCCAAAATGGACGATCAAAGAAAGCAGTCAGCATCTACACCTTAATTACAATACTGAGGGACGGTTATATCTGGTAGGCGAATTTAATAATTGGAATAAGGCGGGAATACCGCTTCGAAAGCAAGACAATAATAACTACGCAGCCCAGCTTGATTTATCGCCAGGCAGTTATGAATATAAAATTCTTCAGCGGCAAGGGGATTCAGAGAAATGGCTACCGTTTGCTAAGGAAATCTATACGGTAGATGATGGATATGGAAGTGAGAACGCAATTTTATTGGTTGAATAAAACAGAGAAGCATTATGACTTTAGTTAAAAAGATAAATACATTATTACTAGTAGTGGCCATGATTTTTATGGCTTCAGCTAACATATTCGCCCAGCAAGCTGATATGCAAGAATGGATTGAAAAAGCTAAGCAGGCAGGAATCAGCGAGACGGTGTTGACTGAATTACAAAATAGAGTTGTAAATAAAGGATTGAGCCTGGAGCAGGCAAAAGGAGTAATGAAACCCGCTATTTCCATGGCGAACCAAAACCTACCATCTGAAGTTATTATTCAGAAAGCTTTAGAAGGGTTTTCAAAAGGGATACCGGGACCAAGGGTGCTCACGGTAGTTGAAAAAATGCAGGGAAGTATTCAGCAATCGGCACAAATTGTTGATCCGTGGATGAAAAAGCCCCAAGTGCAGGAGATGGTAAACAGGCAAAAAACAATGACAAAAGAAGAATTTAGAGACGAGCTTACAACAACAGCCTCTAAATCCATTATGCAGAATATGTCTGTTGAAGCTGTAACTGAAGTATTGAACGAAATTGCTAACCGGTCTGTACTAGCAAAGTCTAGTCCGCCCCAAGTTATTGCAGCAATGGGGATATTACCTGATCTCCCTTCGTCTGCTGATAACTCAAATGCTTCTTCTAAACTTATTGTACGTGCCGTAAAAGGTGGTTTTAAAGCCTCTGACCTTCAAAAATTACCATCAGCCATGAAGATGGCACAACAGCAAAGTGAACTACCTGCAGCGTCTGTAGTGAAAGGGGTAGCAGGACAAATGAAAGGCGGCATTCCCGCAAAGCAGATACTACAAAACTTATTTAATGGTAAGGTTGGAGGCGGTCCTCCGGGTGATATCCCTCCTGGTTTAAAGAACAAACCAGACACAGGGAATAAGGGTAACAATCAAGGACGAAACGGCGAATAAAGCTCATTACAATTTATATGTACGTAAAAGGCTGCTTGTAAAATAGCAGCCTTATCTTTTTAAAAAAAATGAAAATACCTTGTAACCATTAGTTATTCCACTCGTCATAAGGACAGAATAAAGTAGAAATGGTCTAAGAATTAAATCTTAATAAAGGGTATAATATTATGATAACTAAAAAGATACTTTCATTCCCCATTGCTCTTCTGATTATAATTTCAATGGTTTTTGTTAGCTGTAACACCAGCTCTGATGGTGATACTGGTACGATGACTGTAGAGATGACTGATGCCCCTATCGATTCAGCCGATGCAGTAAATGTATTCATAGAAAGAGTAGAGGTGGAATCCCAAGACGGCTCGGGGTGGATTACCCTTAATGAGCCTCAACAAGAATACAATCTGTTGGACCTTGTAAACGGTGCTACTTCGGTAATAGGAACAAGTGAACTGGAGGCGGGGACCTACAATCAAATTCGTTTGATTTTAAGTGGTACCGGACATAGTGTTGTAGTAGACGGAAAACCATACTCAATGAAAGCTCCGGGTGGTCAACAGACAGGGGTAAAACTTAATATCAATGCAGAAATTGAACCAGATATTGAGTACGTGCTATTGCTGGACTTCGAAGCAAGCAGATCAGTTACTAAAGCAGGTGAAAGTGGAAAATATGTACTCAAACCTGTAATTGATGCCAAAGAAAAAGCTATTACAGGTAATATAGCAGGTACCGTTGACCCTATTGAAGCTGAACCAGTCGTTTATGCTATCGCAAATTCAGATACATTGGCATCTACCATTGCCGATACTGCGGATGGCGAGTTCAAGCTAATTGGATTAGAAGAGGGTGCATATGATGTTTCTGTTAATCCTAGAAACGATAGTTACAGCGAAACTATTGAAGAGGGAGTAAACGTCACTGTTGAATCAACCAATGATATCGGTACTGTAACAGTACCCTCATCCAACTAATTAAGTACTATTCCCCGAAGCCCAAGGCTCGCACCCATCTGTTGGGTGTGGGCCTTTTTTATATCAAGTACATTGAGTAGTTATGTTGAACCAAATTTAGTTAATATGTAAGGTTTCCCCTTTCCAGAGGTCCTACTATTGTATAATAATACAATCATCTTAAGAGCCCTCATATTCTTTGGGGATTACTACCATTTCTAATGACAAAAATAACCAAGAGAGTATACTATGAGTTATATTTTTGAAGGTAAACTATATGGACGTCTTTGTGACGGTTGTAATGAAAAAATACCAAATGTTAAAATACGATTATATAGGTTAAGAGAATCCCAAGATGAAACGCTTTTAGCAACTGATGAACCCAAGAATAATTTCCGGATATTAACAAAGAAAGAGTTAGAGGCAAAGCAAGATTATCTTCTTGCCGAAACCGAGACTAATATCAATGGCGGATTCGATTTTAATCTGGATAAAATAAAAGGATATAATGGGGAGTCATTTGAAATTGATGTGTACGTAGAATCAGTTCCCGGCCAAGAAAAACGCCCACAAAATCTTGATCCTGTTCAATTTACAGCTGATGTGTATAAACCGCATCCCAGGGGTGAAGAAGATAAAAGGAAAGCTGGTTGGGAGTATTATGTTCCTTACCGTTATTGGTGCCGTATACGGGAAAAATTGGGGGGCTATGTTATATGTGGCCAAATATTGGATTGCAAAACCGAAATCCCTATACCGAATGTTGAAGTTTTTGCTCATGACCGTGATTGGTTACAAGATGATGATCTTGGGTCGGGATATACGGACGCTAATGGATATTTTAGAATTTACTACTCCGCCAGCGACTTCAAAAAAGGTACTGTTTTAGATGTTGAACTGGTAGGCGGACCTGACTTATACTTTTCCATAAAAACCCCAATGGGCACTCCCCTTTTAGCTGAGGATCCTTCAAGAGGTAGACAACCTGACCGGGAAAATGCAGGTGCCTGTTTTTGCGTAAATCTGTGTGTGTCGCATGATAAAATACCGCCACCACCAGAACCTAAGCCAGCTTTTACGAACATCGGTGGCTATGACTATGAAAATGACATTGACAGCATACCTCCAGGTACCGGGCTAACTAATGGACAAGGTAGGGCCTTTTTTCGTACCCTCCGATTAAACGGCACATTGTCAAAAAAGTACAATGGCAAACAGTTAGAGTACCGTTTTGAAACACGAGAGGTTGATTCAAATGGAAATCCAACAGGAAGTTGGAAACAAGTCAAGAAAAGCCAACTTGGTAAGCAAAAAATGGGAGTACTACAAAAATCGAATCCTGCCTTTCCGGCATCAAGTCCAAATCCCATTAAAAATGTGGATTACGTCATAAAGCCGAATCAACCTGATGAAATACCGGTATCCATTATTACTGATAGCAGTGGTAAAGATTGGATACAGGTGCCACAGGAAGATGATCATCCACTCGATTCTTCAGGGGGAGGCTACTTTACACCAAATCATAATCTAGTAGCTCTAAATACCCGAACTCTGGCTCCATTCAACGATGTAGACCTATCGGGGCTGGTTACGGGCGATAGTTCGACTTCAACAGGAAAACCCCTTGTAGAAAACAAACACTTTGCTATCCGGATGATTGTTCGAGAGAAGGGAAATTCTGCTACTGAAATGGTTACAGGTATCTGTGAGCATATTGCTGTCAATAACACTCTATATGATGGTATTGATAGTCATCCATCGTGGTATTCTAATGTTAGAAATGACCAGCTGGCTGTAACAATGGTTAACATTGATCAACTACAAGGCAATGGGTGTTCTGGTATTGCTGATCAGTTGGACATATTGTTCACGGCAGCTCATCCCAATTTGGGAGCGGTTAATATTAATATGACAGGTCCGGGCGGTCCGTATGGTTTTAATATTCCTGCAGCTCCAACATCAGGTGATCATTACGGAACAGCAACACCTAACTTTAGCGTTGCTGACTTAAATCCTTGTGCATATATTGTGAGTATGAGTGTACAAGTGTTACTTACTGACGGGGACCATACACCTCATAATCGGTATGATAAGATTGCTTTCTGTAAAAAGTAATTCTTTTAGTAGTAATAAACCTTAGTAAAGGCCAAACAAAAAACGGAGTGCAAACAAGCACTCCGTTTTTTTATAAAGAGGAAACAGAATATAGGCAAGAAAAACTATTATACGGCCACTTTTTCTTGGTCAAATTCTTCTATGCTACTTTTCTTGACAAAATCTCCCATCAGGGTAGCAGAAGTACAATCTTTAATCATTACTTCTACATAATCACCTTTTTCAATATGGCCAGGTCGATCAAAAACGACCATTTTATTCGTATCTGTTCGTCCACACAGTTGTTCATCAGAGCGCTTACTGGTGCCTTCGACCAAGACTAAATGACGGCGCCCAATTTCTTTTTCATTCAGTTCTCCCTGTATATCCATCTGTTGTTCAATAATTTCTGAGAGTCGTCGCTTTTTAACATCTTCTGGCACGTTATCCTCATATTTGCGTTCTGCCAGCGTGCGACCACGTTCAGAATAGGAGAACATATAGGCCAGATCATATTTAACCTTAGCCATTAAGGACAGAGTATCTTTATGCTCCTCTTCAGTTTCATCACAAAAACCAGAAATAATATCTGTAGAAAGCGTTACCCCTGGTATAATTTCGCGCATTTTATCTACAAGATCGAGATATTGTTTGCGTGTATATGGGCGACGCATCCTTTCTAATACCGCATTGTTACCTGATTGGGCCGGAATATGAATGTAGTTGCAAAGGTTTGGTTGCTCGCTAATTATTTGTAAAAGTTCCTCTGGAAAGTCTTTGGGGTGAGGAGAAGAGAAGCGAATCCGCATTTCAGGATCAACTTGACTTGCCTTATACATCAGGTCGGCAAATGAATGTTCTCCATCATCATAAGAGTTTACATTTTGCCCCAATAATGTGACTTCACGGTATCCCTGTTCACTAAGCTGTTCAAGTTCCTCGATAATACTTTCAGCATCCCGGCTTCGTTCACGGCCACGGGTAAAGGGGACTACACAAAAAGCACACATGTTGTCACACCCTCGCATAATGGTGACAAATGCACTTACACCATTATCATTACGACGGACCGGTTTAATATCAGCATAGGTTTCTTCAAGTGAAAGAAGCACGTTCACAGCCTTGCGGCCATCGTCCACATCAGCAAGAAGTTTAGGAAGGTCTCGATATGCATCAGGCCCCACAACTAAGTCAACCAACTCTTCTTTTTCCATGATTTTATCACGGATTCGTTCGGCCATACAGCCAAGAACCCCAACGGTTAGGTCACCGTCTTTTTCCCTTTTTAGTGCTTTGAACTCTTTTAACCTATTCCAAACCCGTTCTTCAGCGTTATCACGAATAGAGCAGGTATTTACGAAAATAACTTCTGCATCTTCGGGCTCATTTACTGGTTCCATACCGTCTTCCATAAGAATGGAATTAACTATTTCGGTATCTGAGACGTTCATTTGGCAGCCGTATGTCTCAATATAAAAGTTGCGTTGATCCAATGTATACGGGGTTTAATTGCTGATTGATTAAGCTATGAAATATAAGAAGAGATAGACTTTTTATGAAAGCTAAATAGATTAGTAAAAATAGAGTAACCAGAACCTAAAATAAACTCCCTCTTTTAAAAATTATCTCCGTTCATTTCTGTTACCGGGTTACCGTCCTAGAAAGAGATAAGCTTATGCTCAAAGAGGGAAAGGAAAATTCTTTAACCTCGCTCTGAGATACTGCGATTGCCGTTTCATATGTTTATTTGGAGTGCAATTTCTTCGGGCCTTATGGTTGATAGGTTTTAAAACTTCTGGCACCTATTTAAGGACCCGGATCTGGATTTCGGATTTGATTCCAGCAGTAATTAGTTAGGCCATGTTTCAGGATTTAACCGCCACTCTCCCAGAGTTTTTAAATCACTTGCATCTACATAGTTATTTTTACTCGCTACTTGGATAAGGGTAGGGTAGTCGGTTAAACTATATACTGATATATCAGCTTCATCAAAGCGTTGGATTGCTTTGTCAAAGCCATAGGTAAAGATACTAAGTACAGCCTCAATATTAACTCCTACGAAGCGTAAGGCTTCGACTACAGACATGGCAGAGCCGCCTGTAGAGATTAGATCTTCAATCACGACTGTGGATTCCCCTTTCTGTATGCCACCTTCAATCTGATTTCCGAGCCCATATGCTTTTGCTTTGGCTCGAACATAAGACATAGGTTTATCCATATTTTCGCTAACCCAAGCCGCGTGCGGAATACCTGCAGTTGCAGTTCCGGTTATTACATCAATATCGGGGTATTCCTTTTTAATAAAAGCAACAAGTTTTTGAGCGATTTTCTTACGTATTTTGGGATACCGCATGGTCAGTCGGTTATCACAATATATTGGTGAGTTCCAGCCTGAAGACCAGGTAAAAGGGTCATTAGGTCGTAAAATGACTGCATTTATATCTAATAAATCTAATGCTATTTCTTCTGCGAACTGTTGATCAATTATCATAAATCTAATTGTTAATGCTGTTACTGATGATAGTCTTTTCAGATTATCAATGTATTAAAATAATGTATTATATAATTTGCAAGGCCCACACAACGCCCTTTAAGCATAAAAAGGCGTAAAAACCGGCCAGCAGATCATCTACTAAGATACCCCAACCACCAGGCAGTTTCTGAAGTTTATCAACCCCAAGTGGTTTTTGAATGTCGAAAAATCGGAAAAATATAAAACCCAAAAATAACAGAAGTAGATCATAATTAATAACTCCTGTAAAAGATATAGCAATAAACCCCATTCCTTGGCCGGCAAGCTCATCCATAACTAAGGGAGAAGGGTCGCCACCCCAAACCCGTTCACACTCTTCGGAAACCCAAACTGTTAAATAGGAAGTGAATATTGTAAATAGTACAATACCATACCAAGGGGTATAAACACCGATAAAATATATTGGAACTAAGGCAAATAGACTGCCCCACGTTCCGGGTGCATTAGGTAAAAAGCCTGCGTAAAAAAAGCTACCGAGGATCGGTTTCAGTTTCTGCATTATTTGGATACGAAAAAAGGTTTTTGTTAATGTAAATATACTCGAAGCCGGAATAGACGGTTAGCATAACGATAGCAATCATCATCCAGGATAATATCCCCGATTGCATTAGTTCTATACAGTAGGTGCTCAACCAAACGTCGGTTTCTACAAAAACCCCGACGAGAAGTACCATGTAAAGGAAAAACATTTGCCCCATCGTTTTTACTTTGGCTGTAAACCGTGTTTCCATGCTGATATTTCGATAGTCGGCCAGAATGCGCATACCTGTTATAAGGATATCGCGAAAAACAATAACACCAATGGCCCACCATGGAAATTGGTTCGCATCAATAAAGGGTAAACAGATAAAACCTGCAAAGGTTAAGAACTTGTCTGCCAGGGGATCAAGGAAAACACCATAATCGGTTTGTGCGCCATAGAGTCGGGCAATGTAGCCATCAAAAAAGTCGGTAACAACGGCAACAGCGAAAATGCCTACACTGAGGGCACGCCATACGGCTTCTTCTTGCACGTATAGCATGAGAAAAATGGGAGCCAGAATAATCCGGATCGTACTTAATATGTTGGGTAATTGACGCACGCGTCAAAGATACTAATTGTTATATAGAATTAAATCTTTTTTCAAAAGAATAAAAGAGCTTCGAAAAGCTGCCAGAGTTTAATATTTTGCTTTCCGATTTTATCACCATAAAAATAATAATTTTTTGTGTATGCAGTGCCATATTATAAGTATTGGTAATGAACTTCTTATAGGAGATACGATCAATACCAATGCCAGCTGGCTGGGTGATGTACTTACTAAAATTGGTATTGATGTGACACATGTTCACACTATTGGTGATGATTATGCAATCATGAAAGCAACGTTAAATACGGCACTCGATGAAGCTGACCTTATAATAACAACAGGAGGTCTTGGCCCTACACATGATGATATCACTAAGAAAGTGGTTACAGAACTTTTTGAGTGTGAATTGAAAGTGGACAAGGAAATTCTAGAATTTATAAAAAAAGTATTTAGAGAGCGGAATATTCCCTTTAGTAAATCAAATTATCATCAGGCAGAAGTGCCAGATTGTTGCGAAGCCCTGTTCAATAGCCAGGGTACTGCTCCGGGCATGTGGTTTGACAGACAGGGGACCAAACTTGCTGTATTACCAGGCGTACCTTACGAGATGAAGCACCTGATGAATGAAAAGGTATTGCCAAAAATTCAAAGCAGTTATAGGGAATCAGTCTTTCGGTATTCGCATTATATAACCACTGCAGGAGTAGGAGAAAGTACACTGAGTGATAGAATTATTGGCGATCTTACGGCTACACTTCCCAAGGAGGTGAGTGTGGCTTATCTTCCGAGTCCGCAGGGGACTCGCATACGTGTGAGCGCATATGGTAGTTCCAGAGAAGAGGTGGATGAAAAGATCAAACCGGTCATTGAGCATATTAAAAGAAAAGCCGGATATCTAATTATTGGAGAGGGTAAAGATCTGACACTGGCTGAAGCTGTTGGACAAACACTTGCAGAACATAAGTTGTTGCTGGCAACGGCTGAAAGTTGTACCGGAGGATATGTTGCGAATGCAATTACTAATATTCCAGGCAGCAGCCGTTATTTCAAAGGGGGTATTAGTGCCTATTCTAATGAAGTGAAGATGAATCAATTGGGCGTCAATGGTGAAAGTATCGAGCAGTATGGCGCTGTAAGTAAAGCAGTAGCTCTTGAAATGGCAGAAGGAGCTGCCAAACAACTGGGTACAGATATGGCCATCTCTACTACCGGTGTTGCCGGACCTGGGGGAGGGACAGAAGAAAAACCGGTGGGTACTGTTTGGATAGGTTTTTACAGTAACAAACAGCATTTTGCCCTTGATGCTCGTTTTACTAATGATCGCTTGATCAATAAAGAAAGATCTGCAGCCGTTGCATTAGAAATGGTTCGACGCTGTATTCTGGATATCGATGAAATGCCATACGGACTCAAAAAGAATCAGGCTTGAGAATACTGCGCTTTACATATTGCACACTCTTTATTTTTGCAGCATTTTATAGCGCTGCAACAGCCCAGGTAGATACATTGGCTACTGAGGTAGTAGGCATCGATTCTGTGATTGCTGATAGTTCTCTCTTGCAAACGGTGTCTATTGATGAGTTTTCGGATTCTTCGTCATCGAAAAGTGGCTCAGCTTTTACCGTACAGCCCTGGGAATTTCGTGCTCCCCTTGGTGCAGAAGTAAGTGCTACTGACAGTACCCTTCGCTGGCAGATATGGCCTGACTGGACCTATAAATTGAATCGAGATCCGGGAGTGATTAGTTATCGGATGGGAACAAGTATGCGTTCCAATGCCGTACAGTACAATGCGCATGAACCTCGTCACCAGCAGTTATATTGGGAAGGAGTTTTGTTAAATGATCCCGTTTCGGGAGCCCTTCATTGGTCATTGATTCCACAGCATAAAATCGGTACTGTCTACCAGCAGGATTTAGGTACGCAAAACCGGCAGACCTATTTTTTACGGCAAAACTATTTAAGCAAGCCATTATCACGACTCATTTATAGTGAAAGTAAGTTTTCTAAACGGGACCTTGAATTTGAGGTCAGCCATAATTTATCTCGTCGCATGAATATCGAACTCAGTTATTGGGATCGAAGGGCAGGTGGAGAATATCCAAACTCAGAAATCACTGGGCGCCAAATTTTTGGAAAGGTGAGCTATCATTTATCTAGGAATCAGTATTTGAAGCTCAATTATATCAATAATAATTATGATATCGGACGTCCATTTGGATATGGTATTCCCGATCTGCGTCTATATAACTTTGACCGATTTAGAGCTACAGCCAATCAAAATTCCGGTAACTCTCAAAGAACCTCGAGCTTACTCGCACTGAATTATTATAAACGGAAGTCCGATTCCCTGGTGACAAAGGATAACTTTCGTGCCGGTATTAATTACCGTGGCAATGAGCGATCTCTTACCCAGAACAGTGATACCACAAGTTATAAAGTTAGTTCTGTTGGGGCCACAGCAAAAAAGTGGTGGTCTGTCGGGGATATCACTATCGAAACGTCGGCTGAAGGCAAGCAATTTTTTAACAAAACAGCTGCTGATGGAAGTTTGCCCACCTCAAACTGGGCACTGCTAAATGGGGAAGGACGTATTTCATTAGATTTTACTCCAATAATAGACTTTACCGGGGGGGCGGCTGTCAAATTGCGGAGTGATGGGTTTCAGTCTTACCGACTCAATGTAAGCTCTGATTTACACTTAGGAGGCTTTACGTTGACTTCTGGAGCCTCATCTGGTACCCTGATGCCTACTCAGCAACAGCTGTATTGGAATTCTACACGTTATAAAGGCAATTCAGAACTCAGCAATGAAAATATTCAGGAAGTACGGGGTACCTTAAGCTATCATTTTAATCCTGAAACCGAGATAGGATTGCGAGGGCAATATAAGGATATTACCGATGGTATCATGGCTACAGATTCCAGTTTTACCAATGTGAATGGATATTCTTCGCAGTCTGCTACCTTCTTTTTTAATTGGGATTTAACTCATTTTGAATTCAAGGGATCGGCTACTGTACATCGTTTTGCAGATAGTTATTTGAAGCCGGATAACCAGATTCCAATGAACCCGTCTGAACGTATATGGCTTAAGGGAAGCGCCTATTGGAAGGGTTATCTTTTTGATCGTGCGACCTATGTTAAAGCAGGAGTCTCCGGGATGCTTGCTCCATTTCAATACCAGGCCGACCATTACAATCCAGAACTAGATACCTGGCAACCAGTAAGCCAGGATCAGCTTTTGCCTGTTTATAACCGCATGGATGTGGATATTACAGCCCGTGTTCGCTCTATTATTTTTCTTTTGCGTTGGCAAAATGTGCTTGATGATGTTAGTCAACTCGGCTACTTTGAGACAGCTCAATACCCCATGTCGCAACGTCGCTTCATTTTTGGTGTACGTGCATTATTTAGAAATTAAAATGAGATACTGATAATGAGTCTAGGATATATAATTAAAGAAGGGATGGCTGGTTTGAACCGTGCCCGTCTAGCTGCATTCACCTCTATATTTTCACTCTTCATTGCCGTTTTATTACTTGGGGTACTAACAAGGGTTTCTTATAACGCTTATGAAGTAGGCCAATCCCTTAAAAGGTCTATTGATGTAGAAGTATTTTTGATGGATTTAGATGAGCGCACTACCCGTGAGCTTTCCAACAAGATAGACCGGAGTAACTTAGTTCAGACGGTGAATTATATTTCTAAGGACAGTGCAGCAACTATTTTTAAGCAAGAATTTGGGGCAGGTGGGGGATCATTGGCAAAGCTCGATTTTTTACCGGCATCATTTCGAGTGGAAATAAAACCGGAAACAGAAATTACTAAAGTTGATTCCTTGGTAC includes:
- a CDS encoding putative porin is translated as MRILRFTYCTLFIFAAFYSAATAQVDTLATEVVGIDSVIADSSLLQTVSIDEFSDSSSSKSGSAFTVQPWEFRAPLGAEVSATDSTLRWQIWPDWTYKLNRDPGVISYRMGTSMRSNAVQYNAHEPRHQQLYWEGVLLNDPVSGALHWSLIPQHKIGTVYQQDLGTQNRQTYFLRQNYLSKPLSRLIYSESKFSKRDLEFEVSHNLSRRMNIELSYWDRRAGGEYPNSEITGRQIFGKVSYHLSRNQYLKLNYINNNYDIGRPFGYGIPDLRLYNFDRFRATANQNSGNSQRTSSLLALNYYKRKSDSLVTKDNFRAGINYRGNERSLTQNSDTTSYKVSSVGATAKKWWSVGDITIETSAEGKQFFNKTAADGSLPTSNWALLNGEGRISLDFTPIIDFTGGAAVKLRSDGFQSYRLNVSSDLHLGGFTLTSGASSGTLMPTQQQLYWNSTRYKGNSELSNENIQEVRGTLSYHFNPETEIGLRGQYKDITDGIMATDSSFTNVNGYSSQSATFFFNWDLTHFEFKGSATVHRFADSYLKPDNQIPMNPSERIWLKGSAYWKGYLFDRATYVKAGVSGMLAPFQYQADHYNPELDTWQPVSQDQLLPVYNRMDVDITARVRSIIFLLRWQNVLDDVSQLGYFETAQYPMSQRRFIFGVRALFRN